CTGGTTGTATGTTTTTCTTCTAGTGTCAATAATGTTGGTATGTACTTCCATTCGGAGCTGTATCAGTGACGTATGAGGTATGACGATTGGTACCCCATACTTGCTTGCCTGATGGTACACAGATCAGGAAGAGTATTGGCACTCTAAAGGCATCCCATCTTGGTAGCACCTGTTAAGGCACGGACACAACAGTTTGAAATTGAGGAACATGAAAGTGATAGTAATCTGGGTATATCCTAGAACCTGACATGAACCGAAAACACATGAAAAGTTTAGATGTGTTGTTTGGACTTCACAGAGAGGAAAACATATAGTAAAACCATTCGGTAGTAATTTGACAGGAATCCTGATGAGCTATCCCTTCTTTCCAAACGTCATTGTAGGAAGTTTTCCTATAGGGTCTCATCCCTCTAAAATTCCTATGCTCCAACTTTGTTCCAAAAGTGGCCCAAGAGTTTCATACCTTCATGGAAGTACACTAATTGAACTATATGGAACCAAGGAAGCCTGTTGCTTTATCGTATCAACTATCAACGGACTTTCATGACCAAGATCGAACTTTTGCTTTTCTGGAATCTGGGCATAGGTTTTCCTGTTATTAAATGTTTTAAGTCTGTCCTGTAGAACCAGGCTTAAATGCTAATCTTGATGCATTTGCCATGTGCTTTCAGTGCTGTTAAATTATATCTCTGATTATTTGTCATTGAGCTCCACCCACTTCAACACAAAACATGTAGTTGACTGCATCTGTTCTATTATGTATGAAGTTTGAatgattatttttattattattgcAGGAAATTGTTAAAAACTTCCGACTGTGGAGGATATTTGCATCTGTATTTGCCTTTCAATCAACACCGGAGTTGATCTTTGGATTGTATCTTTTGTATTACTTCCGTGTGTTTGAGAGGCAGATAGGCTCTAACAAATACTCGGTAAGTACTGTACTTTTTTGTAATTCTCTCTGCTATTAAATGAAAATCGTTAAACAACATCAGTGGTACAGTAGAAGCAGGAGTAATTTGCACTATAGTACCTCGAACTTGCATGGCTGGACTTGAGAACTCAACATCCAGGTCCATGAACTTTTAAAGTGGTTTAACGCTATTCTTTACAATTTACCTTAAATATGGACCTAGCTGACCTGTGTGTAACACTTTGGGAATGTAAGATGTTAAATGTTACTCCGTAAGTTCTGAAGTTCATGAGCCTAACTGCCTAAGTATGAACCCATGCACTTATAGGACAATATGTTTGTAAGAGAAGCAGATACAGTTCAATAAATTACATTGAAGTTAGATGAAACAGTTAAACTTATGTACAAGAGAATTACGATATTGTGCtcatattttaaaatttactGTGCACTGTGCAGGTTTTTAGTTTATTCACTATCTCAGTATCATCACTTCTTCAGATCCTTTCTTTGGTTCTACTCAAAGGTATGTTATTGAGATAAAGAGTATCATCTGCTATCCCTCcagaatttatttattttaaggaaaagaaagagatcaTAGTTGATGGATATGATCCCTGCTTAATTTGTAACATAGTTAACATTCACCTTTTTCTAAAATATTTATAATTAAGATTAAAATATTCTGGAAATGGCTGGATGAAAAGGAAACACCTAAACAAGTGAACATAAACCTGTTGCTGTTATACACTGATTACAAGATTTACTCGATAGCTTAATTTTTGATAAGATGTTAGTGGATAGATTTTCTGTAAACCTTTATCTAGAGAGATTGGTTGTACGCCATCACAGAGAAGGACTCTATTCAGTTGTCCCAAAACATGGTTTTTCAGCAGTGATGGTAATATAGCAATTtaattctgtttttcttattgtCACATTGTTTATCTTGACGTTGTACATAGTAATCTTACATGCCAGTTAGTTGTGTAATCATAGGCATTACTTTGTTTCCCTTGAtgttttgaaaaatatttAGTTCTTATGTCAGTTAGAAGCATTTTATGAGCTTCCGTATTTGTTGTGTGATTTTTctttcatgtttttttgtttgcagaTTCAAACTACATCAGTGCTCTTGCGTCTGGACCTTATGGTCTTATATTTGGCTCGTTTATTCCATTCTTCCTCGACATTCCTATCACCTCACGGTTTCGTATTTTCGGCGTTAATTTCAGCGACAAATCAATAATATACCTAGCTGGCTTGCAGGTTAGTTGTTTATCAGGACTGCATCCTTCTCTGACATTTTTTCATTTAAATATTACGTTATCATATTTCCTATTTTTCTTGGCAGCTTCTTTTATCTTCTTGGAAGCGTTCCCTTATTCCTGGTATTTGTGGTCTGGTTGCCGGCTCTCTCTATCGTCTCAATGTGCTCGGCATCCGCAGGATGAAGGTTATAAGCTCTTTTTTCATTTCATATTTCAATGTTCTCTTATTACATCTTCTCTTTGTGTGATGAACTGCTATTGACCTTTATCTTTCCTGTTGTTATTTTTATCTGGTTGGTGTTTCTGTAGTCTGTCTTGCCATGAATGGTGTGTCATATCATAGTTGTATTATAGTAGTCCTAGCTCATGGCATCCACAAGTTTTTTTGTCTAAAGAAGTAAGTGCCCTGGGATGACCCCTTGGCTGAGGTGCAATATAGCTTTCCAAATTATTAGATATGGGATGAGATCAGCTGAACCAAGTAATATTAGGTTGGTGTTGGTCATGACCTGCTCCACTGGCACTGGTGTTATCAAGTATAATTAAGTCAGTATACAAGATAGCATGTACGGCCCTTGGAAACTAGTGATAGCAGGTGGAGTCAATTAAAGTATATCCAGCTAGCTCCTACatagtttcattttttttgtatttcagTTTTTTACTTTGTTTATTAGAGGTTTACCAATTTATTCATGATTGCTTGTTTGTATTTCTTCATTACAAAGTTACAAATGCCATTTAAACCCTTGGTGTAAAGAATACATCTTCCATGAAACCTGACATATGCAACCGACCAAGTCATGGGATTTAGGATGATAGGTTTACattatttcttcttttctcttggAGTTTGGTCATACCCAAATTCATTAATATCATCTGTGTTTCTTGCTATTATTTTCATTGAGACCCCTCTAGATATGCTGTTCTTCTTGTTCGGTCTTCTCATTATAAAGTTCCTTCCCTCTGTACAGTTGCCACAGATTATTGCATCATTTTTCGCAAGATTTTTTGCGCCTCCTCCAGGAAGTTCATCTCGGCCCTCAAGAAGTCTTGTTGGAAACATGTCTTCCCATACTGGCCGTGCTGTTCAGGTTAGTTTCTGAAAAGCTAATTCAGAAATTTTTCTGCGCGTATTGATCCTCCGATCAAGGTTTATCTGTCCGCTTACGTGAAGTACAGCTGCTTATGTAAGCGCACAAATGCACAAATGCACAAATTGCAATAATCTTTATGTATTGACAAGATGGAGAGGTACCAATTACAAGTGCAAAATTGCTTGTGTGGTTGGTATTACCTTTGTCTAGATTCAGAATGAGTGGGTGATTGTTCGTTACTTATACGCATAGTTGTCTGTTTATGTGATATGCAGTTCAACAGCTGCACACTTTAGCACATCTATAACTGAACTACCACTGATTAGCCACTGAATTGAATTTGGATCAATAGAATGCTGAAACCATATGTCATCATATACCCACTTATAAAGGTTAACTTGCTTCCACTGATGTTATCGTTGGATCACACTATTGATAGTTCATATCTATGGTTACTGGGTCTCGTTTGGTACTTGCATACCATTTTCCTGTATTTTTCTACTGCTGCTACTCACTGATCATGGGTTACAAGGTGTTAAAACTATCAATATTGAATTTGTATGCACTTCATGAAAGTAAACTAATGGTTTGATGCTAATTAAAGTTGGTATGCTGTTTATGTTGACCTGTTAACAGAACCAGCCGTCTACTGGATCTGCTCCTGTCGCGGAGCCGCCAGAGTCCTCCATTGCTATGCTAGTCTCGATGGGCTTTGATGCGAATGCTGCGAGGCAGGCGCTCATGCGAGCCAGAAATGATATCAATGTAGCCACCAACATCCTACTTGAAGCGCAGTCTCATTGAGCTAACATACCATAATTTCACTGGGAAAAATTGCGTGCAGAACTGATTAGATCTGAACATGTTACGGCCATCCCTGTGCATTTAACAACAGATCGGTGAACTCATAGTGCTTTGTCGATTTATTCACTTGCCGCTGCCATGATTTGGAGAAGTTGAACGTGTTCCCTTCATAGTTGACAGGCAGGTTAGGAAGTCAGGAATGCCGCTGTTAGTGTGATTATGTCAATACTTAGATTTCTGCCAACTCACAGGGCAATGTACCTGTCCAAATTCAGTTTGTAGGATAGGTGGGATATTGTGAAAGTGTTCAGAAATTTGCAGCATGAAATCTGTTACATCATGGACGCATGAATGAGATTTGAGTTCCTATCAGTCCTATCGTATCATATTACTTGTTCTCTAAACTAATGAtataaaaattcaaattttctcGTGAGATGGAAGTTAATTTATATCACGGAAATAATAGAGCTCAGACCGCCGATACCTGGTAGCAGTAATGTTTCTCCCAGTGGCTTCCTACTGTTCTTGTGAGAACCAATGCATCATCCTTAGGTGTTTTCTCTTAGACCATGGTGGAGGAAACAACCTCATTACATGGTCTTGTAAGTGTGATATTTAGGCTTTTTTATCCAATGAATAATGCTATTTTTACTGTAAATAATGCTATTATTTTAATATTTCATTGGTTCATTTTATATTTACCTAAGATCTTATGCCAAAAGTTGATATATTCGGATGGAGATCCTATCGAAATTCCAACTATTGCCTTGAAAGAGAAACTGCACCAGTAGTGAAATCTCTCTCAAGGAAGATAATTTGATCATTCCACCGACAGACGACAGTACTATTATGCTTAGTAGTATACGAAGTTTAAGTGGCTGAGATTTCTAGGCAACCAAGAATAAGAAATTGAAGTGAAAGCTGGTTGTTTATTGGGCATTGTCTAAATTATTGAAGATCTCAAACAAACTTTGCTGGATCACCATCCAATAACCCGTCCTTTCCTTCTCTCTACGTGCCTTTGTTGGCTCATGGTTCGTCATATTATTTAGCTAGAATTACGAAGAGAGATGTGACGTGGTTGATAAATTTGACTAATAACCAAATTTTTAGcaatcaacaaaacaaaaactaaaataaCATAGTCtcccaaaattttggcaagtCAACTTTACGAAAAGACTAAAACCTAGCTTTACATGAGTTTCTTCTCCGGTGTTGTTGACCATTCCCTCCCTCATCTCGCCACCGGCATTGCGATTAGCCTTTTTAGGTCGCGGCCCGAGCATTCAGCCCTCCACACTTCGATGGATAAAAAACTGAGTTAGCAAGAGTAAATACGCCGCTAGTACATAAACTCAGAGCGAATGCACAATTTAATCCAAAACGTATACATAAAGCCCTAACCTGGTATTAGTCAAAATGGTTCGGCGAGGTTAATACCGGTCATGTGGCAGCCAAGACCATGGGTTGTTGTTGGGATTTCTCACGGGGGTTTCGCAAAAACTTAAGAGCAACCCGCAAAGAATTATGTTTAATTTTTTGCTACTTCAACAACAAACCGTGGTGAATGATGTTTATGTTAATTTTTTGCGAAAATTTTCCAAAAAACCCCAACAGCAACCCGCGGTCCTATCTTAAGCCCATGTGGTTGCCACATGATTGGAATTGAACCCGTCGAACGTTTTGGACCAAAGTGTTACACTAATACCGGTTATGTGTGCATTTTCTGAGTTGATGGATTAAACTGAGCATTTGTTTTGAGTTCATGAATTAGCAGTGTATTTCGCTCGATTACTCAATTAGCAAATGTGCGGAGAAAAAATAACTCAACAGAATGCGAAAGCGGGAAAACAGAGAAAAGTTTGGCGGAAGCGCGGAGGTCTGGACGTCTGGTCTCGTCTGCGCTTTGCTGACTCCTTATCCCCCAAGCGAAAACAACCAAAACCCTCCGCTCCCCATTCCGCCTCCCGCTTTCCTTCGAATTATGGCAGCTGcatcggccgccgccgtcgtgccAGCAGACTACCCCATGAACGCACTCCGCTCCACTGCCCTCCGCCGCTCCACCCTGCACTgggacgccgctgccgccttctTCTGCCCGCCCTTCCgctctcgccgctgccgccaccgcgTCTTGCCCCCTCCCGCCGCGGCGCTGCCCGCCAAGTCCCGCTCCAGGGCCCGGGCCAAGCTCCTGTCGGGCGCGGGGGGTGGGGATCCATGGCTTGCCTCCCTTTCGCTGCTCCCGGCCGATGACGGCGAGGCCGCCCCCGCCCCTACCGGCTGGGCGCTTGGGATCGACCCCGACACTGGCGGCGCCATCGCTGTCCTTTCGCCCGACGGCTCCTCGCAGGTGCGGCCGCACTGTTACGCTTGAATTGAACTCCCAATTCCTATGGACAGGCGTGCTTAAGCAGATCATTCACATTTCCACATCCTGCAGGTGTTTGATAACCCGTTCGTGCACATAGTGGTGTCGGAGTTCACCCGGAAGCGCCTCGACACCAAGTCCATCATCCAGCTTCTCCGTGGCCTGGACGCTCCTCTCGGTATGGGCACATAGTGTAGTTGTACTACTCAGTGCACTCCTTCTGTGTTCCCTGGTTGCGCACAAGGTCATGTTGTTCAGCAACAGTTGCTGGTGCTCGACTATGATATCATAATGTCTTGGTTATCTTGCAGGAACGACAGCGTACATTGAGAAGTCAAGTCCATTTCCAACTGATGGAAAGCTGGTTTGTATTTTTGCTTTTCCTGAAATAGCATTTAGCACGTCACTATCTGGGTCAAGATAATTGTTAACTGATGTTTTGTGCATCATTTCTCGGAGAAGTTATGTCATTGGATAGTGCCTGTGACTGTAACAAGAGTATTTGAAGATTACACTGCTCTCTTGCAACTTATACTTTATTGCTGTCTAGGTTTATGCCATTATGCAAAAGAATGCTGGTAATACAACTAACTTGTTGGCGTTTAGGGATCACATGTTCACCCACAAGTTGAAGCTAGAGTTGTATTCTAATCAGTGGGATCTAGTTCAAACTTATCTCGTAATTTGAACTTGAATACAATTGGATCTAGTTCACTTAGCTTGACTATTTGGGTTTCATGTGAGCCATGTGGTATAATGCAACAAGTTCTGTCAATAACCCTTGGTCTGTTAGTGATCTTCTCCTCTTGTTTTCTGATATGTAGGGATGGTGGAGTACAGGTTTTTCGTATGGCTTGTGGATTGCTG
The Brachypodium distachyon strain Bd21 chromosome 2, Brachypodium_distachyon_v3.0, whole genome shotgun sequence genome window above contains:
- the LOC100833789 gene encoding rhomboid-like protein 20 — its product is MQAGGVSGFQNAPVTRAVVLASGLLSVVFSANRRARALGLSYQEIVKNFRLWRIFASVFAFQSTPELIFGLYLLYYFRVFERQIGSNKYSVFSLFTISVSSLLQILSLVLLKDSNYISALASGPYGLIFGSFIPFFLDIPITSRFRIFGVNFSDKSIIYLAGLQLLLSSWKRSLIPGICGLVAGSLYRLNVLGIRRMKLPQIIASFFARFFAPPPGSSSRPSRSLVGNMSSHTGRAVQNQPSTGSAPVAEPPESSIAMLVSMGFDANAARQALMRARNDINVATNILLEAQSH
- the LOC100835936 gene encoding Holliday junction resolvase MOC1, chloroplastic, which encodes MAAASAAAVVPADYPMNALRSTALRRSTLHWDAAAAFFCPPFRSRRCRHRVLPPPAAALPAKSRSRARAKLLSGAGGGDPWLASLSLLPADDGEAAPAPTGWALGIDPDTGGAIAVLSPDGSSQVFDNPFVHIVVSEFTRKRLDTKSIIQLLRGLDAPLGTTAYIEKSSPFPTDGKLGWWSTGFSYGLWIAALVASGFSVVPVASQTWKAYFGLTRSKSRKDDSRQAATILFPDKALSLKLKKHHGRAEALLLAAYGKGLVLPQEQLPTIIHKQETNLTVAGRLD